Proteins encoded in a region of the Nicotiana tomentosiformis chromosome 9, ASM39032v3, whole genome shotgun sequence genome:
- the LOC138899370 gene encoding uncharacterized protein, with protein sequence MRDKRFRYSRESRGTPSGGRGLFVRRKSSRHPYPAPLPPLGALMRSYFSTMPESSYRPPAIQGSSSGYSGPQGQTSSQQPIAPKCCYECSDPIHMRRFCPKLRGRPVQQGQQPMITALVALLVIRPPKGGGQMGRFRPRGGGSTYSYVSSLFARFLGVSRESLSILIYVSTPVGDSVVVDQIYWPCVVIFCGYETRADLLLLDMTDFEIILGMDWISPYHAVLNFHAKTVTLAMPKFPRLEWMGSFASVSNHVISFLKARHMVEKGCLAYLAYVRDTTAETPTIDSVPVVWEFSDVFPSDLPDTQPISIPLYRMDPKELKELKEHLEELLAKSLAKAPTAFMDLMNMVFRLYIDSFIIVFIDDILIYSCSKEEHEQHMRVVLQTLLEQKLYAKFSKYEFWINYVAFLGEYYIGRGH encoded by the exons atgagggaTAAACGGTTTAGATATTCTAGAGAGTCCAGAGGTactccgtctgggggtagaggtctgTTCGTGAGAAGGAAGTCCAGCAGAcacccatatccagcaccactgcCTCCTTTGGGTGCCCTAATGCGATCTTATTTCAGTACTATGCCAgaaagttcttatcgcccaccagctattcagggttcttccagtgggtattcaggtccccagggtcaGACTTCTAGTCAGCAACCCATTGCACCGAAATGTTGTTATGAGTGCAGCGATCCCATCcacatgcggagattctgccccaagcTCCGGGGCAGACCAGTGCAGCAaggtcagcaacctatgattaccgcactagTTGCTCTACTAGTCATCCGACCACCCAAAGGTGGAGGGCAGATGGGTAGGttccgtcctagaggtggag gatctacgtattcatacgtgtcatctctatttgctcgtttcctgggtgtttctcgtgagtctttGAGTATtcttatttatgtgtccactcctgtgggcgattctgttgttgtggatcagatctattgGCCCTGTGTTGttatattctgtggttatgagactagagcagatcttttgctgcttgatatgaccgacttcgagattatcctgggcatggactggatatctccatatcatgccgtCCTAAATTTccatgctaagactgttactttggcaatgccaaaatttcctaggttggagtggatgGGTTCATTTGCTAGCGTATCTAATCATGTTATTTCCTTTCTAAAAGCtcgacatatggttgagaagggttgtttggcctatctagcctatgttcgggatactactgcagagactccgactattgattctgTGCCTGTggtttgggagttctccgatgtatttccttcagaccttccag atacccagcctatatctatcccactttATCGCATGgatccgaaagaattgaaggaattgaaagaacatcttgaggagttactagccaaaag TTTGGCTAAGGCTCCgacggcgtttatggatttgatgaacatggtattcaggcTATACATTGATTCGTTTATCATTGTCTTCAtcgatgatattttgatttactcgtgcagtaaggaagagcacgagcagcatatgagagtggtgcttcagacactGTTGGAAcaaaagctttatgctaagttctccaaatatgagttttggatAAATTATGTAGCATTTCTTGGGGAATATtatatcgggcgagggcattaa
- the LOC138899371 gene encoding uncharacterized protein — MLRHVNVNLPLTEVLSQLPIYAKFLKEVLKKKRKIEETKVVKLTEYYSAILQNKLPQKCGDPRSFTIPCSLGTLNFDKSLCDSGASINLMPLSIYRKMENEIREIGSVPISLQLADQMTITAEGIVEYVLVWVDKFVFPIDFIVVNMEENKEIPLILGRPFLATSR, encoded by the coding sequence ATGCTGAGACATGTTAATGTAAACCTGCCACTCACTGAAGTTCTCTCACAATTGCCaatttatgcaaagttcttgaaAGAGGTCCTtaagaagaagagaaagatagaagagaccAAGGTGGTTAAGCTCACAGAGTATTATAGTGCAATcctgcaaaacaaactcccacaaaagtgtggagatccaagaAGTTTTAcaataccttgctctttaggcactcttaactttgataaatctttatgtgattctggtgcctcaattaatctaatgcctttgtctatttacaggaagaTGGAGAATGAAATTAGAGAGATAGGGTCAGTACcgatatctttgcagctggcagaccaaatgaCTATAACAGCTGAGGGGATAGTAGAATATGTTTTGGTGtgggtggataagttcgtatttcctatagatttcatagtggtgaatatggaggagaataaGGAGATACCACTAATATTAGGAAGACCATTTTTAGCAACGAGTAGATAA